The window AGCAAATATACCTAGCGcgtttttgtttgattgcttgcAGTGGGACCATTCCGCAGCGACGCTAACAATAACAGTAGATGCATTGTTGATTAGCAGGCTATTATTAGCTAGCTAAAGAGGAAGCCCTATCTCTAACATTAAAGCGAGCAACTTTTGAGGAGGCCATTTCCAAGATGCATAACTTAAATGTCATTCTTAATGGCGAGAATATGTTCAAGTAATCAAGTAGGGTTGCTATCTTGCAAGCTAATATGACTCCAGTGTGACAACTAGCTAGCgaagtgtagctagctaacctaCCATTGAAATAAACTTTCTTTGATTGCTTGCTAAGACAACGGTAGCTAACAATAGGATGCTAACTAACTAGCTAGTTTTCACATTACCAAATCATGCCTATAATTTTGCTAGCAGCTAGTCTGGCTAATATATCAAACTAGGAACTAAtggtttaaaaaaacatttcaatatGAATAATGATGTGCACTGTGCCATTGATGACAGTAGCTAGCATGCTAACTACCCTTCTAGTTACGAGTTAGGTTGCAGGCTAGCAAGCTAGGGGTGGGATTACTTAGGGAGCTGTAAGCAATCTCTTGTAGGCCTATTAACTAAGTGCATAGAAATGCCAACGGGGGGTGTCCAAATCAGTTTGGTCTTACAATGGCCCCTTACACGCCCTTTCATATTACGATGTGATACTCTTTGTCACATTTTGCCAGTGTTCAAAACatgttgtgtctctgtctgcagtGATGGGTCAGGAAGCTGGCAAGCCAGCTTGGCCCAAACCAGCTGGAGGATACCAGACTATCACAGGGAGGAGATATGGCCGGAGACATGCTTATGTCAGCTTCCGGCCCAACTCTGCCAAGCACCGCAGTGGAGTCGGCGTGGAGTGGACGGATACAGAACTAAACACAGTCCACAGAGAACCATCCCTAGGTCCGATCATCACCGTATATTATTTAGCATCTCATCAGATTAAAGATCATTTATGAATGATGTAATGCAATTATAGTCTCCTAGTTTGGTTAGAGAGGAACTTAATTTAGCCCTGAGTGGAGAGGGAACAGAATACGTTTTGTACAAGGCAGCAGCACACTGTAACTGCTTATAGGTTCTCAAGACTGATCGGATTTAAAGGGGCCAGCTTGCTGTCAGTGTAGTGCCTGCAGCGCCCTACCCTACCACTAGAGGGCTATGGTAGATTTATTCTATGATGTGGAATGCATTGTGAGCAGCTAAGCCTATAAACCCTTTATTCTACTCCATAAACGATGGCTGGCTGCTGGGGCTGGTGCACGCCACCTGATAACACCCAGCAAGCTACAGTACATCACAGCCCTCGTCCATCTCACTTTCTCTTCCCTATTTCAAGCAGATTAGATCAATGTCATGTGAGGCTAATTGTTTGACTTGAGTGTGATTGGCTCTCTTCAatgtctaactctctctctctctctgcttctcccccaCCAGCTCCGAAAGGGAACATTTCTTCCATGCTCCAAGCCATCCTCCCCATGTCATCCAACGTTGTACACCCAGAGCTGAAAGCTAAGTCAGGCAATGAGGCTTCCGGGAAGAAACAGTTGTCATCCAGGAGGCCTGCAGAGGCCCCGTCTGTCCTGTACAAGAAGCTGAGGAGCGAGCAGACTGGTGACCATGAGCACAACACGGAGAAGAGCTCAGAGGCCAGCGCCTGGCCCGTAcccgaggaggaggatgctaatGTGGCTAACGCTAGTGTTGCTAACGCTAGTGTTGCTAACGCCTGTGTGGCTAATGCTAGTGTGGCTAACGTTAGTGTGGCTAATGCTAGCGTGCTGAGCTTTGTAAATATAGATTCCTATGAACCAGACAgcagtgggggggaggagagccctGGGTCGGACCCGTCTCTGGGGCTGCAGAGGAGACTGGACGACATGATTTTTGAGCTGGGGAAGGAGTTTGACTATCTTAGCGGCTTGCACTCGTATTTGTACACAAAATCCTGTGAAGGGACGGATTGTCTTGTCAAAGACCCAGCAGTAAAAGACTTGTCAAACTCCTCTGACCCTGAGGACACTGTCCCTCAGAGGAGTTCCCCAGAACAGACTGGACATACTGAGTCCGATCAGACTTTAACCAGCCCTGGTTCTCTGGGGGAATGTGCTGCCGGCCTACCCCCGGTCTGCCTCATTGGGTCTGGGAACGACACAGAGCAAACGGGGCCGTCCCAGACAGAGATGGTGGTCCGACCCAAAATCCGAAAGCAGACGAGCGAGACTCAcctggagaagaagaagagctcTTACGGCGAGGAGGAGAAGTCGCACAACAGCGGCTCCTCTGGGAGAACGGCTGCCGGCGGTAAGACCAAGTGCGTGTCAGCGCCGCCGTTCTTCCTGACGCAGACGGAGAGGCCTAACCATGACCTCCTGTTCAGTTTCCCGCTGGCGGACTGTGCTGGGGTCATCCcgatagagaggagggggggtgggaggagggaggcagaggaaggcTATAAAGTCAGCTctgatgaagaagaagaagaagaagaactaGAAGACATCTGGGAGGACCTGGACTTCAATGACAAGTGTGCTCCTTTCATGAAGGCCGAGGAAAGgtataatgataataatgtgTTTATTTAGCAGATTTTGTTTTGTCCAAAGCAATGTGCAGGTTGTGGATGGGTGGTGGAATATAAACCCAAAACCTTGTGATccgcagtcaaatgctctaccactgagctctacCTATCTCTCTAATTATCAAACAGCCACTAATGAAGTAAATACGCTTTAATGAGGTGCTTGTGACATGATAAAAAGCCATTCAGAAATAAATACACCTATTCAGAAAGAGCAAGACGTAACACAATTAAACTGAATCTGGTCtgtaaacaacacaaaacatcaTGATAATCTCCCTGAACTGGTTCCGAGCCCTATGCTGTGTATGAAGTCGGGCTGGAACTAATGTCTGCAGTTAAGCCCCTTCATGAGTGTTAGTAGCTCGGGGCGTGCCGCTGTGTCAGGATTGAGGGAGCAGAGGTTTCTAGCGGCACGTCTGTGTTCGTTGCTAAGGCCTACGTTAAGGAGCTTAGCTGGATGCTAACTAGGTGGACTTGCGTGTGCCGGCATGTGCGCTCTTGattctatgcgtgtgtgtgtgtgtgtgtgtgtgtgtgtgtgtgtgtgtgtgtgttgctcggCCACAGCTCTGAGTGCAGTGAGGGGGAGTGGTCGGCGTCATGGACGTCGGACTCCGGGCTGGAGAAGGGCCGTGGCTCCAGTGAGGAGAGCTGGGAGACCCTGCCTGgcctggaggagctgcaggcccCCAGCAGTGGTCTcgacccctccacccagccctcagGGTGAGTGGTGCAGAGATGGTTCAGCCATAGTATAGACTTGCTGGTTGTTTTACACATCCAGAACTGTGGGCTATGCTTCACAGTGCACAGCTGGATGTAGTGACTGAACATGCATCCCAAGCTCCTGAGAACGGAGGCTCTCTTAAGTCTCTCGTCCTGGTCCACGTTTGAAGCTGAGCTGAGTTTGTTTGTGGTTGCCCCTCAGGGAACAGGCGCCcctggaagagggggaggtgccCTGGCTGATGTACAACGAGGAGACGTGCAGCTCCAGTGACGAGGAGGACCCCGAGGGCATGAGCCACTTCGTCCACCCGGGCCTCTTCATCCTGGACGGGAACAACAACCTGGAGGACGACTCCAGCGTGAGCGAGGACCTGGATGCGGAGTGGAGGTGGGCAAGAACTAACGaacgcacccacccaccccgTTGTTCTGTTGGAGAATGTGTCACTGGACAGGATGAGGAGTGTGACCTCTCCCTTAGTAGAAACCCACGCTCTCCCTTACTGCTAAGACAAATACAGAAAACAAATGCACCCAAAGCCGAGTGGAGGTGTAAAAGAAATGCGCCCAATGTAGCAGGGCGCAACATACCACCGGTGAAGGGCGAGGACTCTTTTTTTAAAGTAGGATGCTGCCTGCTACTGACGTGTTTGCTGTTGTCCCGTCTACTGCAGGTTGCTGGATGACTTTGGCGAGGGTTTCGGCATGGCCCAGGCCATCTCCTACGTGGACCCACATCTGCTCACCTACATGGCCCTGGAGGAACGCCTGGCACAGGctatggaggtagagaggggcggaaggaggatggatggatggataaaggAATTcatgagcgagagagggaggcatgGCTCGAAGGATTTTGCCGCTCACTCTTTTCAGTTTTGAAACATCCGGCCATATTGTGACCAAGCTACTATTTAACACTGCCCAGCGCTATCACTGTCCCATGTCAATGTGAAATGACTGTGAGTGTttgcatacctgtgtgtgtgtgtgtgtgtgtgtccaggctgccCTAGCCCACCTGGAGTCCCTGGCCATAGACGTGGAGCAGGCCCACCCTCCTGCCACAGAGCAGATGATCGAGTGCCTGCCCCAGATCCCCATGCAGGATGACTTGAGCGGTGAGACGACAGCAGCTCCCacttcctccctcacaccccatcCATCTGAAATCTATACATAGGCTTATGAGCTGTATACCaaatggatttgtgtgtgtgcagcgtgaGTCAGTCCCTCAGCCCGCCTGTGACTGGTTGCTACTATGCGCTGTAGATCTCAGGCTCGTTAGTCTGCGTTCAGACCCGTCTTGTTTGATAAGTGACCCGGAGAGCACATCACTACCCCTTCTGTCTTCTTGGAGATATCCCTCAGCTTCACGCCACGCCTTAGCACTGGTGGCGTATCCATCCGCTGACCCCGGCCCCGTCTTGCCGATGGTGTTTgctaagagagagggatggagcgcGGAGATGCAGGAATAACTAGCGAGTCGCACACTGTCGCCTTCACGGGAGAACTGATAGGCAGAGCATGCAAATTAGAGGGAGGAGAACATTCCCTCACTCCCGAGACGTTAGTCAAGTTTACAGCGCTGCGTGTACCCATGTATAAATCAGAAAATAACAGAAAAAAGCGGTTTATCATGACTCGTGTCGCTGTGAGGAAGGGTTCCATCTGGGCGGAAGCGTGCGACAACATGCCGGTGTGGGACGCTGCAGATGGGGTTTGATGGATATCTGCCTCATCAGACTTTTGATTACTTCTTCTGTGCCCGTGTCACTCTGACGCTCCTCATTCCTCTCCTATATGCTTCTCTCTTGTCTATTTCTCACACGCGTTGCCCTTCTTCTTTGCTtcgctcccctctcttcctctgtctcttattgtcctctctctctctctctctctctctctctctctctctctctctctctctctctctctctctctctctctctctctctctctctctctctctctcttatttatatatatatctttctccttccttcccgaCTCTCCAGGGCAGGAGCAGAGCTGTGCCATCTGCTGCTGTGAGTATGTCAAAGATGAGATTGCCACCCAGCTGCCATGCCACCACATGTTCCACAAGATCTGCGTGACTCTCTGGCTCCAgaaggtaatgtgtgtgtgtggcagagagcaAGAGACGGGTCTGTGTCAAGAGAGCTTGCATGTATAGAACTGTTCATTCTCATAGCCCTGTCATTCCAAACATGGCATCCCTATGTGGTTAGTCTCTCCCAACCTGTCAAAATGTGAAGCTCTGCTCATGTTCAGTGTAGGACAATGACTTCCATGCTCTAACCTGTCTTCATGTcgaaagagggggggaaaagaaagccaagggatgatgatgatgatggttctccatccatctctctagtCGGGTACATGTCCCGTGTGTCGTCACGTCCTGACGCCAGCACTCCCAGAAGCCCTGGCTCCTACTTCATTTGTGTCAGACCAGGACATCCCACCGTCCAATCACAGTGCGGCAGGAACGCGGTGAAGTCACAGGTGTCCAATCAGCAGTGGCTAGCATCCAGAAACACATAATAAAGAGGCCTCTGATGCGTTCacgggaaaaagaaaaaaaacctaGCTGTTATTACttttcatttcctctctctcaatgtAGCTCAATGTGTGAATGCGGCCACTCTTTTAGTTCTGCACAATGTAACAGTTCCTAGTTCTATGTCCCAACGTGACAGTTCAAGCTTATTTTCTGAGAAAATATTATCTGTATAATCTCAGTCTTTGTTATGAAAAGTGGATAATGATGGAGGTGGACTCGGGAAAGAAAAATATTGTTTCACTCACTTTTACATGCttattttaaaaaaataaaataaatcactGCTTATGTCACTTGTGTTGTACTAACTTCAAAATTCACTTTGATTCCTGTGTTGAAATAAAAATCAGAGTGGCACATGTTCCAATCGGCATCAACTCAATTACATTGAgaataaaacaaacaataaaaagGTTTTTATTGCGTGTACACAGTATAAACATGAGGTTTGGACATCTAAAGGGACAAACCCACTCATCGTGAGGATATGGATGTGAAATGAAACAGAGCAATGAATGTCCTGTTCAACCACACTCCAACTGATACAACTACAAATTCAAATACTGGAATACTAAATGTCCCTCCAGTGCACTGTTCACAAGCTACATGACCTTTGTTCATTGTAAAACTAACTGGTAGAGTATCATCATGACCAAAAGTGCCGTCGAAATAGAGGGTATACCTCAGCTCTTTAGGTTTAGGACTGAGCAACTCTCTTCAGAAATCTGGAAAGGTTTtaggaaaagaaagaaatggatTGGCTTGGATGCTGTGAAGTTCATCAGAAGGTTGGTGCAACTAGACATACCCTTAAACCTGAAGTTCTTAAACGTGTTCACTGATGAACTGACAATAAGGAGTCTTGGCTTATTAACTGCTGTCTGGAATCATCCAGTCATGGTGGAAATACTAACAGTTCTGAACTGTGTCAACATGAGTGTTGGCAAATTGAAGCAACTCCCAAAACACTGGCAAATGTTTCAATCCAACATCAGATGAGATCAAACTGAAAATGATACAAAAACACAAAGaactcttaaaaaaacaaaaacatttttagtTTCTCAAATAAATAACGGTTACTAAACGTTTGGTTTTTATTTGCAGTTTAAACAAGAGTATCTTACTTGAATTCAGCCTACCAGTAGTTCTACAAAAAGAGCACCTTTCTGGAAGACTGGACACCTGTTGTATCAAAGAATGAAAGATGCTACGAGAGAAACTGACAGTTGGTGTTCAGAACCACAACATGAACAACTGTCTGGTACATGTCTGGAATGCAGAATTGCCAATCAAGGGGTTCCATGACAATGACATCATTGAATGGCAGTTGCTTGTTTGTACACAATGAGGTCATGGCAGTTTGACATTGTGAAATGAGGCAGATGATAAAGGCAGGGTAGAGGAAGATATTCAGAATCTTTTATACATAAACTAAGAAAATGTACAAACAATCATGCAGATACAGATTCAAAACAGACCATGTTATCTTTATCGTATACATCACTTGGAAGAAGCTTTCCCATTGGAGGTGCAGAGAAAAAGTGATCCGCTTTTTTTTGCATGGTTGCATTTTCACCAGATTAGTGTTTGAAAAACAAAAGagtagaaaaaaacaaaaccaaatATAACATCTACAAGTTATTTACAAAATACAGGAGGAGAAACATAGTATGGTGATATTTGAAAACAGGATAAATCCAACATTTTCATACAAGTACTAAGTGTTTGATGGTTCTACGTGGTGTTTCACAGAAGAGGCTTATCAAAGACACGTTTGGGCTGGCAGCACAAATGGCAGAAGGAGGCTGGTATAGAGAATAGGCGGCACCTCCCAGGTAGTGACAGGGCACAGAGATGGGCACAGGACATAGCAGAGGACCTGGTGTGACAGTACGGACACCAGCAGGTGGCCATCTTGCCTGGGTAAAGTTCTACCTGAACCACCTATGATGTCTTCATGGAAACAAGTCCAGGGCGAGATGGAGGAGTCTCACGCTATGTTGAAGGAAGAGTCTTCTTGTTCTGTGTTTATAGTGAATGCAACAGTACATACCAATAGGTTCATGACTACGATCAACCGGATGTAGaaaaaagtaaagtaaaaaaaccCACAAGGAAGTTGAGCGAAAAAAAACGGTCAGTTTTAAAAACTGGAAAACAGTCAGTCAAGGGCATGCAACAGAACAATGTTGTTGACCAACACGTGGAATTTACATTTCATGTAAATGATACATGATTGATACTACAGGTGTGATACATTATGACCTTTACTGAAGTCACAGACGAGAACGTAAGTTAACAGGCAGCACACCGAACACTTGAGAATAAAAGGATTCATAAGGTAAAATAATATTGATTACTAAATTAACATTTGTAACTTTCCTGTAAAAACAAAGGGCTTAAGAACTGAATTATTTGTTTCGTGGTAAATTATAATTAAGGCGGCCTTATTGGAATGTCTTTCACGTTTCAAATAAGACATTTACATAAAAAGGTGACGAATTGCACCTGCCCTTACAGAGTTAACTTAAAGCCAGTAACACATATAGAGATGGAGACATTGAATTAATGTATGGAATAAAATTGAAATTCGATCtaaaattacatttaaaaaagatATACTGTAGGGTCCAAAATGCCCCCAAAGGCCAGGGAACAGTCACATGACTGACACACATCATTAGCATTTCCTTGCTCCtagggaagggtgtgtgtgtcgttgtcCTGACAATGCCTGAGTGAAAGAAATCAAATGGCTTTTGACAGAAAAGGCGCTCACTGTCGCTAGATTAATTCCTGGGCTTCTAATTGGCTGTAGACAATCCCTCTGATGTCAGCCACCAGACCATGGTAATAATGTAAAAGAATCCTGTGCGATGGGGAGAGGGGTGCGTTTTGGTCAATGGAATACTGTAGCTATAGTAACGAAGCTAAAGCAGAGACATCGATCTCCATGGTAATGGCTCAATACAGTTGCAtaggcaaaaaaaacaacagtgaTTTATTTTGTGTGAGAAAACGTTTTGACGCACACTGCACTGTACAATCATGACTAGTAGCATCAAGGCTTTGATGTTGGGCATCTCTCTCTGGGTatctgggtggggggtgggggagtcctGGGGACAGCAGCAGGGGAGAAGGTCCCCGTGCTCTGCCTGGCGAGGGCTTGACATTGGGGGGCTTATTTCTTTTTGACTGCGGCCAGGTCCTTCTGGAGGTCAGAGAACTTGGGCCTGTTCTCAGGCTTGTACTCCCAGCACTTCTGCATGGCTTTGTAAACCTCCTCTGGACATTTCTGTGGACAGGACATCCTGTagcctacaacacacacacacacacacacacacacacacacacacacacacacacacaggggtcaaCATCATTACACTACTGGGATTGAAAAAGTTCCCCTCCACACAGTTGACGCCAATCCTGCCAGATGAACAACCTtccaaggaagaaaggaaggaaagagggaaggaagaatCTATCAGGATAATGAACATGTCTCACCTTTCTCCACCTGCTCCCGGGCCTGCTGATTGGTCATTCCGGGGTAAGGACACACCCCCAGGCTAAAGGTCTCCCACAGCAATATCCCGTAGCTCCAGACGTCGCTTTCTGAACTGTATCTCCCTAGAGATATCAACCAATCCATCAGTCCTATGAACCAATCTAACCATCCATAAGTCcagccatctatccatccaaaccatccacccatccatccatcttaaccgtccaaccaaccaaccacccAAGATAATCCATAATCAATGACTGTATCAAAACAAAACATGGCGTATAACTCCCAGTCAAGGTGACTGAAACATCCCTCTATCCTACAGTGTTCACTGCAGCCAACCAGTgttgcacccccccacccccccccccccacatcagtCTGACTCCCAGCGTACCATAGTTGAGGGCCTCGGGAGCGGTCCATTTGATGGGGATCTGCTTGAGACCCGAGGAAGAGTATATCCCGTCATCCTCCTGCCTGGACATCCCAAAGTCACTGATCTTCAGCAGGTTGCTCTCCCCCACCAGGCAGTTCCTGGCAGCCAGGTCCCTGCAGGGGAGGAACGGGGCCGCAGCATCAGCACACACGTGtcgtgggatgtgtgtgtgtgtggagtgcgtCGCGTGTGTGATGTGCGGAGAATCTCgtgttgtgtgtgcacgtgcgacGTGTAAGTCaagtgtttgtgtagtgtgcGTCGGATCTGTGGGTAGAgtacttgtgcgtgtgtgtgtataacgtgCGCATGTCGGTGTGAACCTGTTAGTCAGCATGCTAGATTGGAAAGGGAAGCAATCGAGGGCTGCAATCTGCCCCTCCTGCTAAACCGTGGTTCCCCCCCATCGCCTCTCTATAATCGTCCGTCTTACACCTTCTCTGGTAATTTCCCAACAAGCCTCCCCCAGAGGCCTTTCTGCTGACTGCTTATTCTGGGGGCAAATTAACCTGTCACTCAAGAGATACTGCCCCACTGTGTGACGAAGGGGCAGCGCAGCACAGGTGATGCGATACCGTCCCTGCGCGAGCGCCGGAGAGAAATGCAGGTTTGATTACAGCAAGTCTCTCCGGGCTAGCGCTCCTATCTCCTCAGAAAAATACGTTTTCGCCCCGAAAACAATCATCTCAGGTGGGGGGAAGCGAGAGCAGGGCGCCCTGGGCCCCGTGTCATGGCTGACTGGCTGTTAACTAGATTAGACAGGAAGGACTTctaacatttctctctctctctctagcagtctccatctctctctctccctcatctcttttCTCGCAGTTCCTCTCTTGCACATTTCTCTCCTTTGCATGTCCCTCgctgtctttcctcctctctctcatctgtctgtctctttctctcgttgTCAACTTTGCAGCATGAAGTGTCCCcgggcagggtgtggaggtggagcggGTCAGGGGGGAGGGCCAGAGGGGGAGGGCCAGAGGGGGAGGGCCAGAGGCAGGCAGAAGGAGTCTGGGAAGATGTGGGGTGAGAGACGGCCTGAAAAACTCGGACTGTTGAAGCTGATAAAACTGTTGACTGGGAATAGTGCATACCCTTGATGCAATAAGCTGCAAGGGTATGTActggagaagaaaaaaattacCCAGTGTTTTAGATGATCTGTCAGTAAGGAGCAGGTCTGTACATGATTGATCGATGTTGGTTACGAGAATAGGATGACCCAGTAGTATACAAACAGATATAACATTGCCAATATAATACCAAGTAATTGTATTTGGGAAACAAAACACTTTTCTATAACTGGGCTATAAGGGTTTTCCAGAGATATAATTTTTGGATGAGATGATTGAACACAAAACTACTATAAAACTCACGAAAAAAAAACCATATAAAACGATATTTTAAGCAGGTTAGGGGTTTTATGAAACATAACTGTGTAACCGAATATGTATctgtattgttgttgttgagttTCAGAGGTGCAGCACAGTGCCAGACAGCGGAGAAGGCACGTGGCCCCACCTGTGGATACAGTTCTTGGCTTCCAGGTAGGCCATCCCTGCAGCAGCATCCAGAGCAAACTTCACCAGCTGCTTGGTCTTCAGGtcgtccttcttcttcctcaggaACGACAGGAAGTCCCCTCCTGGagccaaacaacaacaacaacatcaacaacatcatcaaCAGGATTTGAATCGAATTGAGGAGGACCCCTTCAGGAAAAGGTTTTTCAAATCTTAAAAAGTGTCCAGGCTAGCGCTTGTGAGGTGATGTGCCGGACGTACCTGGCACGAGCTCCATGACGATGTAGATGGGTTGCCGCTGCGTGCACACGCCTATCAACTTCACTATGTTGGGGTGGTCGTACTGTTTTAAAATCCTTGGCAAACACAACCCAACACAGAGACACGTGTTAGGTCCTCGACAACAAGCCCGTCACCTAGTATCGCACCACTTAGATCTCGGGTAAGAGGTGGCTGTCGTCGTGAACCTCATGAATTGACAAACATTTGCTACAATTGAAAGCCTTTCTATGACtggtgagaaggggaggggaggggagggaacgcAGAGCCACCTGGCCTCAGACAGGAACTTGATCTTCAGCTCCTGGGGGAGGTCTTCCTTGCAGGTCTTCACGGCCACGGGCGTCTTGTCTCGCAACGTTCCTTTGAACACCTCGCCGAAGTTCCCCTGCGCAGGGGAGACGCGGAGGGGAGAATGAGACGGGGAATGGAACTGCAGGTGGTGTGAAACACGAACACAAGCCCAGACTGGTGGGGACACACTGCTGCCATTGACAGGATGACTAACACACACGAGGTCAATCTAAATTAAGAGCATTTTTTTACTACGCTGGGTGAAACTTTATCAAACAAATACATAGATACATAAAAGGATGTAGCTAATATTATATATTCTTAAAAGAAATATTGTGACGATTATCTGTTAAACGTGAAGACCCCAGAACTGGACAGGGGGAATTCACCTTGCCAAGTAG of the Osmerus eperlanus chromosome 14, fOsmEpe2.1, whole genome shotgun sequence genome contains:
- the pja2 gene encoding E3 ubiquitin-protein ligase Praja-2 codes for the protein MGQEAGKPAWPKPAGGYQTITGRRYGRRHAYVSFRPNSAKHRSGVGVEWTDTELNTVHREPSLAPKGNISSMLQAILPMSSNVVHPELKAKSGNEASGKKQLSSRRPAEAPSVLYKKLRSEQTGDHEHNTEKSSEASAWPVPEEEDANVANASVANASVANACVANASVANVSVANASVLSFVNIDSYEPDSSGGEESPGSDPSLGLQRRLDDMIFELGKEFDYLSGLHSYLYTKSCEGTDCLVKDPAVKDLSNSSDPEDTVPQRSSPEQTGHTESDQTLTSPGSLGECAAGLPPVCLIGSGNDTEQTGPSQTEMVVRPKIRKQTSETHLEKKKSSYGEEEKSHNSGSSGRTAAGGKTKCVSAPPFFLTQTERPNHDLLFSFPLADCAGVIPIERRGGGRREAEEGYKVSSDEEEEEEELEDIWEDLDFNDKCAPFMKAEESSECSEGEWSASWTSDSGLEKGRGSSEESWETLPGLEELQAPSSGLDPSTQPSGEQAPLEEGEVPWLMYNEETCSSSDEEDPEGMSHFVHPGLFILDGNNNLEDDSSVSEDLDAEWRLLDDFGEGFGMAQAISYVDPHLLTYMALEERLAQAMEAALAHLESLAIDVEQAHPPATEQMIECLPQIPMQDDLSGQEQSCAICCCEYVKDEIATQLPCHHMFHKICVTLWLQKSGTCPVCRHVLTPALPEALAPTSFVSDQDIPPSNHSAAGTR